One stretch of Lysobacter sp. TY2-98 DNA includes these proteins:
- a CDS encoding Hsp33 family molecular chaperone HslO produces the protein MTDPISADGRDHLVRFLIHRAGVRGVHVRLDETWRHIREREQYPAAAMTMLGQACAAAALFTGHAKVDGRLSVQMRSDGAIRTLFAECTAAGTLRGIVQLAEDAPGEVSADLRDLGHGGILAITIENHGMDGEPVRYQGLVPLEAHRLDAAFEDYFRQSEQLPTRLLLAANGDTAAGLMVQKLPGDEGDADGWNRIGALFDTLGEGELLATDAVHLLHRLFHEDGVELLADKPLAFGCSCSRARVESMLVAIGDEEARLAAAGGEARIRCEFCGQSYVFSPDEVDTLFETARREMASPDRPQ, from the coding sequence ATGACCGATCCCATTTCCGCAGATGGACGCGACCACCTCGTCCGCTTCCTGATCCATCGCGCCGGCGTGCGCGGCGTACACGTGCGCCTGGACGAGACCTGGCGCCACATCCGCGAGCGCGAGCAGTACCCCGCCGCCGCGATGACGATGCTGGGCCAGGCCTGCGCCGCCGCCGCACTGTTCACAGGCCACGCCAAGGTCGACGGGCGCCTGTCCGTGCAGATGCGCAGCGATGGCGCGATCCGCACGCTGTTCGCCGAGTGCACGGCTGCAGGCACGCTGCGCGGCATCGTTCAGCTGGCTGAGGACGCGCCCGGCGAGGTGTCGGCTGACCTACGCGATCTGGGGCATGGCGGCATCCTCGCGATCACCATCGAGAACCACGGCATGGACGGCGAACCGGTGCGTTACCAGGGCCTCGTCCCGCTCGAAGCACATCGCCTCGACGCCGCCTTCGAGGACTACTTCCGCCAGTCCGAGCAACTGCCGACCCGCCTGCTGCTCGCGGCGAATGGCGACACCGCTGCCGGCCTCATGGTGCAGAAGCTCCCCGGCGACGAGGGGGATGCAGACGGCTGGAATCGCATCGGCGCGCTGTTCGACACCCTCGGGGAAGGCGAACTGCTCGCCACCGATGCCGTCCACCTGCTCCACCGCCTTTTCCACGAGGACGGCGTCGAGCTGCTGGCGGACAAGCCGCTGGCCTTCGGCTGCTCCTGTTCGCGCGCGCGGGTTGAGTCCATGCTCGTCGCGATCGGCGACGAGGAGGCGCGACTGGCGGCGGCCGGCGGCGAGGCCCGGATCCGCTGCGAGTTCTGCGGCCAGTCCTACGTATTCAGCCCGGACGAGGTCGACACCCTGTTCGAAACCGCCCGCCGCGAAATGGCTTCACCCGACCGACCGCAGTGA
- a CDS encoding glycosyltransferase family 2 protein, producing the protein MHIDRLTVVVAACNEAESLPLLHPRIVAAFDGIEHLDGRVLYVDDGSTDATWRVLADIAAHDARVSLLRLSRNFGKEAALTAGLDLVDEGGALILDADGQDPPELIPMFVAKWREGFDDVYGTRTMRAGEGLAKRATAHAFYRVIGRLSRTPIPADTGDFRLLSQRSLSALRQLRERHRFMKGLFGWVGFRRVAIPYERDARLAGGSKFNFWRLWNFAIEGITSFSTAPLRIATYIGLATAVLAFVYGVWIIVKAFVWGDPVAGWPTMMAVILFLGGTQLIALGLIGEYLGRIYDESKRRPLYLVDEFRPADADGG; encoded by the coding sequence ATGCATATTGACCGCCTGACCGTCGTCGTCGCCGCCTGCAACGAGGCCGAGAGCCTGCCGTTGCTGCACCCGCGGATCGTGGCGGCGTTCGACGGTATCGAGCACCTCGACGGGCGCGTTCTGTATGTCGACGACGGCAGCACGGACGCCACCTGGCGCGTGTTGGCCGACATCGCCGCTCATGACGCGCGCGTGTCGCTGCTGCGCCTGTCGCGCAATTTCGGCAAGGAAGCCGCGCTTACGGCGGGCCTCGACCTGGTGGACGAGGGTGGCGCGCTGATCCTCGATGCGGACGGCCAGGATCCGCCGGAGCTGATCCCGATGTTCGTCGCGAAATGGCGCGAGGGTTTCGACGACGTGTATGGCACCCGGACGATGCGCGCGGGCGAGGGGCTTGCAAAGCGGGCGACGGCGCACGCGTTCTATCGTGTGATCGGACGCCTGTCGCGGACGCCGATCCCGGCCGACACCGGCGACTTCCGCTTGCTGTCGCAGCGGTCGCTCAGCGCGCTTCGCCAGCTGCGCGAACGGCATCGTTTCATGAAGGGTCTCTTCGGCTGGGTCGGCTTTCGACGCGTGGCGATTCCGTATGAGCGCGACGCGCGCCTCGCCGGCGGTAGCAAGTTCAACTTCTGGCGCCTGTGGAATTTCGCGATCGAGGGCATCACCAGCTTCTCGACGGCACCCTTGCGGATCGCGACCTACATCGGCCTCGCGACCGCGGTGCTCGCGTTCGTGTATGGGGTCTGGATCATCGTCAAAGCGTTCGTATGGGGCGATCCGGTCGCCGGCTGGCCGACCATGATGGCCGTGATCCTTTTCCTCGGCGGCACGCAGCTCATCGCGCTGGGGCTGATCGGTGAATACCTCGGCCGCATCTACGACGAATCGAAGCGGCGCCCGTTGTATCTGGTCGACGAATTCCGCCCGGCCGACGCCGACGGCGGCTAG
- the mtgA gene encoding monofunctional biosynthetic peptidoglycan transglycosylase, which translates to MGTTQDKGTRLRRWLRRLLWLPVLFAAVTVLQVATLRFVDPWFSSFMMIRQFEAWGEGDFHYRTAYDWRDLDRMSPSLPVALVAAEDQRFADHFGFDFAAMEKAERNNARGRKLRGGSTISQQLAKNLFLWGGRSYVRKGVEAWYTLLIEAMWPKQRIIEVYANVVEFGDGVYGAQAASRRYFGKDASRLAPADSARLAAVLPAPKRYSVARPGPYVAHRARAIQHQMAMIGGSNYLERLD; encoded by the coding sequence ATGGGGACGACTCAAGACAAGGGCACGCGCCTGCGACGCTGGCTGCGTCGACTGCTGTGGCTCCCTGTGCTCTTCGCGGCGGTCACGGTGCTGCAGGTGGCGACGCTGCGCTTCGTCGACCCGTGGTTCTCGAGCTTCATGATGATCCGACAGTTCGAGGCCTGGGGCGAGGGCGATTTCCACTATCGCACCGCATACGACTGGCGCGATCTCGATCGCATGTCGCCGAGCCTTCCCGTCGCGCTGGTCGCGGCCGAGGACCAGCGGTTCGCCGACCATTTCGGCTTCGACTTCGCGGCGATGGAAAAAGCCGAGCGCAACAACGCGCGCGGTCGGAAGTTGCGCGGCGGCAGCACGATCAGCCAGCAGCTCGCGAAGAACCTGTTTCTCTGGGGCGGACGCAGCTACGTGCGCAAGGGCGTCGAGGCCTGGTACACGCTGCTCATCGAGGCCATGTGGCCCAAGCAGCGCATCATCGAGGTGTACGCGAACGTCGTGGAGTTCGGCGACGGCGTGTATGGCGCGCAGGCGGCGTCGCGACGCTACTTCGGCAAGGACGCGTCGCGCCTGGCGCCCGCGGATTCGGCACGGCTCGCCGCCGTTCTGCCGGCTCCCAAGCGCTACAGCGTGGCGCGACCCGGGCCGTACGTCGCGCATCGCGCCCGCGCGATCCAGCATCAGATGGCGATGATCGGCGGATCGAACTACCTCGAACGCCTGGATTGA
- a CDS encoding AsmA family protein codes for MTTTASTPAETPPTQHGGSPVGAIVRHPFRTLLALLAIGIILLIIFWDWNWFRRPVEKLVHAKTGRELHINGNLDVKLGWVPTISAERVTFSNATWAKRPLMAQTDKITARVEIRPLFKRQVRIPGIWLEKPVVNLETGVHGGNWVFDKKNPSTTKVEFRNLWVNDGHFELLDPPKKTDISISVQSEAAKDGRPPPFTAKGTGHWRGNPFTLEGRAESPLQLANRETPYHVDVHASAGRTRAHARGTLLDPLRFADFNLQLALAGENLDDLYPLFGLAAPPTPPYALDGRLTRDVDGSRTSWHYDKFKGRVGDSDLSGDATFVTGGKRPFLKGRFISNHLDFDDLAGFIGRAPTAAGGESTNPELAAKAARDAANPRVFPNEPYHLDKLRSMDADVTLRATQISSLSLPLDDMDAHLKLDNGLLRLEPLNFGVAGGDIRSTIRMDARESPIRTRAQISARGLNLGRLMPRAELVKQAVGKVGGEATLAGTGNSIAAILGSSDGGVGIGMGSGRISNLVMELAGLDVQESLKFMIGGDKQIPVRCAFGDFAVNNGVMSAKSLAFDTTDTIIVGEGTISLRDETLNLKLRPRPKDRSLLSFRAPLYLTGTFKQPHFRPDMARVGLRAALAIALGHIAPPAALLATMELGGGKDANCGGQYAR; via the coding sequence ATGACGACGACCGCGTCCACACCGGCCGAAACGCCACCGACCCAGCACGGTGGATCGCCGGTCGGCGCGATCGTCCGTCATCCGTTCCGCACGCTGCTCGCGTTGCTGGCGATCGGGATCATCCTGCTCATCATCTTCTGGGACTGGAACTGGTTCCGTCGTCCTGTCGAGAAGCTGGTCCACGCGAAGACCGGCCGCGAACTGCATATCAACGGAAATCTCGACGTCAAACTCGGCTGGGTGCCGACGATCAGCGCCGAACGCGTCACCTTTTCGAACGCGACGTGGGCGAAGCGCCCGCTGATGGCGCAGACCGACAAGATCACCGCGCGCGTCGAGATTCGCCCGTTGTTCAAGCGCCAGGTGCGCATTCCGGGGATCTGGCTGGAAAAGCCCGTGGTCAACCTCGAGACCGGCGTGCACGGCGGCAATTGGGTGTTCGACAAGAAGAATCCGAGCACGACGAAAGTCGAGTTCCGCAATCTGTGGGTCAACGACGGCCACTTCGAACTCCTCGATCCACCCAAGAAGACCGACATCAGCATCTCGGTGCAGAGCGAAGCGGCGAAGGACGGTCGACCGCCGCCCTTCACCGCAAAAGGCACGGGTCACTGGCGGGGCAATCCATTCACGCTCGAAGGGCGCGCGGAGTCGCCGTTGCAACTCGCGAACCGCGAGACGCCCTACCACGTCGACGTGCACGCGTCGGCTGGTCGCACGCGCGCGCATGCACGCGGCACGCTGCTCGATCCGCTGCGCTTCGCGGATTTCAACCTGCAGCTCGCACTCGCAGGCGAGAACCTCGATGACCTCTATCCGCTGTTCGGCCTCGCCGCACCGCCGACGCCGCCGTACGCACTCGACGGCCGACTCACGCGCGATGTCGACGGCAGCCGCACGTCATGGCACTACGACAAGTTCAAAGGCCGCGTCGGCGACAGCGACCTGTCGGGCGACGCCACCTTCGTGACCGGCGGCAAGCGTCCGTTCCTGAAGGGCCGTTTCATCTCGAACCACCTCGACTTCGATGACCTCGCCGGCTTCATCGGTCGAGCACCGACCGCCGCGGGTGGCGAAAGCACGAATCCCGAGCTCGCCGCCAAGGCCGCGCGCGACGCCGCGAACCCTCGCGTATTTCCGAATGAGCCCTATCACCTCGACAAGCTGCGCTCGATGGATGCGGACGTGACCTTGCGCGCGACGCAGATCAGCTCGCTGTCGCTGCCGCTCGACGACATGGATGCGCACCTCAAGCTCGACAACGGCCTGTTGCGTCTCGAACCGCTGAACTTCGGCGTCGCAGGCGGCGACATCCGCTCGACCATCCGCATGGACGCACGCGAGTCGCCGATCCGCACGCGCGCGCAGATCAGCGCACGCGGCTTGAATCTCGGTCGCCTGATGCCGCGCGCCGAACTGGTGAAACAGGCGGTCGGCAAGGTTGGCGGCGAGGCCACGCTCGCCGGCACCGGCAATTCCATCGCCGCGATCCTCGGTTCGTCGGACGGCGGCGTCGGGATCGGCATGGGTTCGGGGCGCATCAGCAACCTGGTCATGGAACTTGCGGGCCTGGACGTGCAGGAGTCGCTGAAGTTCATGATCGGCGGCGACAAGCAGATCCCCGTGCGTTGCGCGTTCGGCGACTTCGCCGTCAACAACGGCGTGATGAGCGCGAAGTCGCTCGCCTTCGATACTACGGACACGATCATCGTCGGCGAAGGCACCATCAGCCTGCGCGACGAAACGCTCAACCTGAAGCTGCGACCGCGTCCAAAGGATCGCAGCCTGCTGTCGTTCCGCGCGCCGCTCTATCTCACCGGCACCTTCAAACAGCCGCATTTCCGGCCGGACATGGCACGTGTCGGCCTGCGCGCCGCGCTCGCGATCGCGCTCGGTCACATCGCGCCGCCCGCCGCCCTGCTAGCAACAATGGAGCTTGGCGGCGGCAAGGACGCGAACTGCGGCGGGCAGTACGCGCGCTAG